Part of the Acidimicrobiales bacterium genome, GCTACACCGGCAGGGTCATGGACCCCGGAGAGTGCGACGGCGAGTGGGCTTGCGGGTTCGGCGACTTCAGTCAGGTCGACTACTGGGACACCGACACCTCCCCGAACGACAAGACCTCGGCGATCAAGAACCGCATCACGACCAAGGCCTACACGACGATGTGGGTGGACGCGGTCGGTGGTGGCGGGAAGTTCTGTTCGCCATCGGGATTTCAATACTCGAATCTCAGCACCTTCCCGGGCACCAACTACAACGACAAGTTTTCGTCTGAAGCGTCCACCTTCTACAACCCTTGCGCGTTCTAAGGAGAGTCCTCGTGCGTTTCGCGAAACCCGTCCTTGTGGTCTCGGTGGTCGTTGCGCCTGTCATCGCGGTCGCCTCGATCTCCAGCAGCAACGAGAATCTCGATGAGGTGATTGTGCGTGGAGAGGTCGTCGACCCGACGACGTTCAGCCTCACCGAACTCCATACCGCGCAACAGAAGCGCGCATTCGACGATGCCCACGCCGCCAACATGACGTCGTGCATGACCGACAGAGGATTCGAGAGCGAGCCGATCAGCCTCGACTCGCTGTTGCAGGGCCGCGACGTTGAGGAGGTCCGGGAGGAGTACCCGGACCTCGACCCGGATGAGGTCACGGCGTACGCCGAAGCGTACGGCGAAGCCGCGATCGGTACCGGGACCGAGACCGTTGTTGTCACGGTTGCGGGTTCTGAGATCGCCGACCCCGGCGTGCCGATCTCTGGTTCATGGACCGACGAGACCTGCTTCTGGCAGTCGTACGAGGCGATGGGGACCGACCCGTTCACGTTTACCGGGTTGCGGCTCCTGATGAACGCGCTGACGGATTCGGCAGAGTCGAGCACGGTCGAGGACAGCCGCCTGGACGACGTCTTCGCTGGATGGACCGACTGCGCCGGCCTCTCTGCGGAGGCGCTGCTCGGCGAACTGACCGCCACCTCTCTCGGCGCGGAGGATCCGCAGCATGACTGTGTCGCTGACACCGACCTTGCTCTCGTGGCGAAGGTCCGCGGCGAATACCATGTCGCTGCTGCCGCTGCGAACCAAACGCTCGTGACGCAATGGGTCGAGACGCTCGACAGGGCACTCGCAAGTCTGCCAGCGACATAGGGCCCGCGCCTGCGCCTAGGGTTCCTGCTATTGCGAAGCCTCTGGTGCGTCGAGCGATGCTCGTCGGCGCGGCACTCCCGCCGACAGACCCTGGCCCACAGCGCCAGCACACCGCCGAAGCCGACCGGCGCATTGCGGAGCTCGTGGCGCCGCTGACGGACGAGCTGATCGAGCAGGCCCGCGCCCTCGCCGAACCGCCCATGTCCATGACGGTGGGCGATGGTTCCGGATGCCGCATAGCCGACGAACGATCTCGCCCGCAAGGGCGTTGGGCCATGGCCCGCGCCATAGATCACCACGGATCACAGTGGACGATGGCGGCGGGGGAGTGGAGCCAGCCGCATCCCGTCGTCGCGAGCGCGAACCAGAGCGCAAGCAGGATTGACCCCGTCGTGGCGCCAGACTGAGACTTTTGGTCATCCCGAGGTCGGCAGCATCGATGTGGCGCAACGGCCGCGCCGTACGACCGTCGAGTTGTGACGGTCTCTATCACCGTCGGTCCACCAATGTCGCTCCCAGGCATGCCGCGCCAGCAACTGAGATCCGCGCTCGTTTGACCCGATCACGACGGTCGAGCGGCGCGCGGCTGCGCCACCGAGTTGTCGCGAATCGTCGCGAACGTCGCAGATCGGGACGGATGCCGCTTGACGGTCCGGAGTCCCCAACGCTCTGAACAGCACTAGCAGGACCACGCCGCACCGCCCGGACGGTCGGGTCTGCCGCTCTTGCCAATGAGTTTGCCAATGAACTCATTGGCACGATACTGAACCCGCTGGCACTCGCCGAACGGGGCGGCTACGTTTGTCCAGGTCAGACAGCATTTCGCAACACAGGCTGGACCTGGCCGGACAGATCTGATCGCCCTCTCAAGGTGGTAGCACGGGTTCAAATCCCGTACGGGGTACCAACACAAGCCCAGTTCAGAGCCACTCCTTGGAGTGGCTCTTCTGCATTCCCGGCCCGTTCGACGGATCAGGATCCTGAACGGCGGGTTCACTCGGCGGCGCGACGTGAAAGTTCCTCGGCCGGTGGATTCCACTGGGTGAGAAGGCGGCTGGGACCGTGGCTCCGGCGACGCGTACAGTCCGAGGGAACGACCGAGGAGCAGAGCGTTGTCGCACGATGTGTTCACCAAGATCGAGGAATCGGGAAACCTCATCGCCGAGGAATCCCTCGCCGGTGACGAGCTCGGCCGGCTCACCGACGACGCCGCCAAGAAGATGAAAGACATCGGCGTGGTTCGCATGCTGCAGCCAACCGACTTCGGCGGCTACGAAGCCGACCCTCGTGACTTCCTCACCGCGGTGATGGACATCGGCAGCCACTGCCCGTCGGCGGGCTGGGTCGCGGGCGTCGTCGGCGTGCACCCGTGGGAGCTGGCCTTCAACGACCGCCGCCTCCAGGAAGAGGTGTGGGGGAGCGATCCCGACACCTGGGTCGCGTCGCCCTACGCGCCGAGCGGCACCGCCACCCGCGTCGACGGGGGCTACATCGTCAACGGTCACTGGAAGTTCTCCTCGGGCACCGACCACTGCGACTGGGTCGTCCTCGGCGCATCCGTCCCGGGCGAGGAGGGATCGCCGGTGGCGATGCTCCATGTCATGTTGCCCCGCGGCGACTACGAGATCGTCGAGGACTCGTGGAACGTGATCGGCCTCGACGGCACCGGCAGCAAGGACATCGTCATCCGCGACCAGTTCGTGCCCGCGTACCGCACCCTCGACCTGTTCAAGGTGATGTCGGGTGAGGCGTCGACCGAGGCGGGCCGCCACCAGCCGCTCTACCAGCTGCCGTGGTCGACGATGTTCCCCTGCGCGGTCTCGGCCGGGCTGGTCGGCATCGCCGAAGGTGTCCTCAAGCACGCCATCGAGTACCAGCAGGGGCGCACCAGCGCCCTCGGTGTGAGTCAGGCGTCCGACAGCTACTCGCGCACGACGATCGGTGAGGCCGCCGCCGACATTCGCGGCTCGCGCGTCCAACTCGTCCACGACGT contains:
- a CDS encoding acyl-CoA dehydrogenase family protein produces the protein MSHDVFTKIEESGNLIAEESLAGDELGRLTDDAAKKMKDIGVVRMLQPTDFGGYEADPRDFLTAVMDIGSHCPSAGWVAGVVGVHPWELAFNDRRLQEEVWGSDPDTWVASPYAPSGTATRVDGGYIVNGHWKFSSGTDHCDWVVLGASVPGEEGSPVAMLHVMLPRGDYEIVEDSWNVIGLDGTGSKDIVIRDQFVPAYRTLDLFKVMSGEASTEAGRHQPLYQLPWSTMFPCAVSAGLVGIAEGVLKHAIEYQQGRTSALGVSQASDSYSRTTIGEAAADIRGSRVQLVHDVGEMYDALCAGHEVTLQQRVACRRDQVRVAWRAAKAADDVFTVCGGNAIRLDKPLQRFWRGMHAGLQHGIFVAGPIYDDAAGMLMGFKPSGPSAMTI